Proteins from a genomic interval of Nitrospina gracilis Nb-211:
- a CDS encoding peptidase MA family metallohydrolase, with amino-acid sequence MTTPLRRTALAFITALLLFGASAPVHASLQEDINRGYVLIDQWRFEEAEAHTRSLMDKYPKSGDVTFLLARVVFYQGDYARSLDLLKQVEDSASTVKEFKQLVAQTHEATRGMVSRESDHFILSYTDGPDSVLVPYALDALEKSYAVLGDILGHHPKRKVRVEIYPSREPFSRISPLTFKDIMTSGTVALCKYNRLMLISPGSLVRGYNWLDTLSHEYVHFLLSSKSHNNVPLWLHEGIAKYLETRWRGDPKHLTPIMETVLANGLDNDYLIDFEAMMPSFAKLKTAEDVQLAYAEVATMVQYLVELKGLEGLEALVAGLKDGSPVGDVLNRLLQKNLDRFQDDWKAYMKTQKLKRIPGLTVIKFQFKNKRENGTAEDEEGERALIESRRARDLTLLGDILKSRDHVQAAIIEYRKAISESDTLSPVLYNKLADTYMLTNEYGEAEALLKKSLDYYPQFPTTLTNLGEVAFLRKDYKAARDYYVKAENLNPFNPGVHLRLIRIYAALGENALKEEQENRLALIQ; translated from the coding sequence ATGACAACGCCTCTTCGCCGCACCGCGCTCGCCTTTATCACTGCGCTGTTGCTGTTTGGCGCGTCAGCCCCCGTCCATGCCAGCCTGCAGGAAGACATCAACCGCGGTTATGTGCTGATCGACCAGTGGCGTTTCGAGGAAGCGGAAGCCCACACGCGGTCGTTGATGGACAAGTATCCCAAGTCCGGCGACGTCACCTTCCTCCTCGCGCGGGTGGTGTTCTACCAGGGCGACTACGCCCGGTCGCTGGACCTGCTGAAACAGGTCGAAGACTCCGCCTCCACGGTGAAGGAGTTCAAACAACTGGTGGCGCAGACGCATGAAGCCACGCGGGGCATGGTCAGCCGCGAATCGGATCACTTCATCCTGAGTTACACCGACGGACCCGACTCCGTGCTCGTTCCCTACGCATTGGATGCGCTGGAAAAATCGTACGCAGTGCTGGGCGACATCCTCGGCCATCATCCCAAAAGGAAAGTGCGGGTGGAGATCTACCCCAGCCGCGAACCGTTCTCGCGCATCTCGCCGCTCACCTTCAAGGACATCATGACCTCCGGCACGGTGGCGCTGTGCAAGTACAACCGCCTCATGCTCATCTCGCCGGGTTCGCTGGTGCGCGGCTACAACTGGCTGGACACGCTGAGCCACGAATACGTGCACTTCCTGCTCAGCAGTAAAAGTCACAACAACGTGCCCCTGTGGTTGCACGAAGGCATCGCCAAGTACCTGGAGACGCGCTGGCGCGGCGACCCGAAACACCTGACGCCGATCATGGAAACGGTGCTCGCCAACGGACTCGACAACGATTATCTCATCGACTTCGAAGCCATGATGCCGTCGTTCGCCAAACTCAAAACCGCCGAGGACGTGCAACTCGCCTACGCCGAAGTGGCGACGATGGTGCAGTACCTCGTCGAGTTGAAGGGGCTGGAAGGCCTGGAGGCGCTGGTGGCGGGGCTGAAAGACGGCTCGCCGGTGGGCGACGTGCTAAACCGGCTTCTGCAAAAAAACCTCGACCGCTTTCAGGACGACTGGAAGGCGTACATGAAAACGCAGAAGCTGAAACGCATCCCCGGCCTCACGGTGATCAAGTTCCAGTTCAAGAACAAACGCGAAAACGGCACGGCCGAGGATGAAGAAGGCGAACGCGCCCTCATCGAAAGCCGCCGCGCCCGCGACCTCACCCTGCTGGGCGACATTTTAAAGAGCCGCGACCACGTGCAGGCCGCGATCATCGAGTACCGCAAGGCGATTTCGGAATCGGACACGCTGTCGCCGGTGCTGTACAACAAGCTCGCGGACACCTACATGCTGACCAACGAGTACGGTGAAGCCGAGGCCCTGCTCAAAAAGAGTCTGGATTATTATCCGCAATTCCCCACCACCCTCACCAACCTGGGAGAGGTGGCGTTTCTGCGCAAGGATTACAAAGCGGCGCGCGATTACTATGTGAAAGCGGAGAACCTCAATCCCTTCAACCCGGGGGTGCACCTGCGGCTGATCCGCATCTACGCCGCGCTGGGCGAAAACGCGCTCAAGGAAGAACAGGAAAATCGTCTGGCTTTGATACAATGA
- a CDS encoding DUF4175 family protein, with the protein MDPAHLIHDFLDRVRRYRTRVNLLSGTYLILFLIVAGALAANLLAYFLKDPGPWLIPFLVVWAIPVVYLFGRTYIAEWFLRLKPDQAALLVENKVRNLNNNLINSIQLEPRLKEKRPDGISREMIAELLVRTQKDIRDLRPENIVSTDRLRHTRRALVGSLAVLLVAALTLPDFWTRGYEHWVAPPPEANPIKQVSGTPDNPGAGKPEFEYTIESMTLEFNYPAYTQLKRITLNNADGKIKVLPGTEVKVTARTNHPVTGASLVLNSRDNLSMDALGEHRIQGRFIVKEAGFYQFRVKSPDGHKVLLPTKYPIELGQDRAPRIIMFLSNPKPVYMVTDKIQFYYEAVDDFGLSRVNLIMDVDGQVTRRTIKRFKSNEKDSKDGYTWELATMTLEPGNRVQYYLEVEDNDNVYGPNTGQSEVYSFEVFDERQKRWDLLALQDELVDKMVTLLAKTLVSNTEPLAEKPEDLTRYKKTLAWTTDRLIEIINLAQTIQTQAQEVQSFPKPYLTLMSNIIGGLNEIREDQIQAMNQINNALFKTTPIAYNAPPGGPVMERLITHLERDILFLVKLLNRERMNQVMDLDRELGNLAENLRDEFEKLKDKDSPQNTAEFKKAMDKIRETLHKIMEQLSRQMQGLPDEFLNKQAFENMNLENMDASMEKIKDLVEQGKIEEAMQEMEKFMDDLRAFSENLDNMNQNQENLVDLELMKQIDESLQKIDELAEQQKGLLDETMNINKNLRSQQLKMFEQQLKDFFESLKKDVNTIQGILREDERVLETHPDMQKLVELMDKEDAISRDIRDLNEKTLGSLGREEEHRENFAKLKDKRAELADIMDRIHSLHMKMFHGFKNYLPELNSKYDKLEEFTELQDLFEFNSMFKQTYPDVLRWQNHFRTSRDLSPQLLDRMNDDLYEVAQLNSEISKKLGTMMRSLQQNYQSLLSDEEKQQLQRMAEQQEGLSKETEGLSELFNQMNRKNPMISPGLSNRMTGTGRYMKQSQSRLQDQRVQDSIESENNALQGLNEVRDMLEQLKNSGQGQGKPKSSLQMGQGRQRDPRQGGGARRLREEKITLPSEDQYRVPGQFREDIIEAMKNKYPEKYERLIGQYYKELVK; encoded by the coding sequence ATGGACCCGGCGCACCTCATTCATGATTTCCTCGACCGCGTTCGGCGCTACAGGACTCGGGTCAACCTCCTGTCGGGAACCTACCTGATTCTGTTTCTGATCGTGGCCGGAGCACTGGCCGCCAACCTGCTGGCCTATTTTTTAAAGGACCCCGGCCCCTGGCTGATCCCCTTCCTGGTCGTCTGGGCGATTCCGGTGGTGTACCTGTTCGGCCGCACCTACATCGCCGAGTGGTTTCTGCGCCTGAAGCCGGACCAGGCGGCGCTTCTGGTCGAAAACAAGGTCCGCAATCTCAACAACAACCTGATCAATTCCATACAACTGGAACCGCGGCTGAAAGAGAAGCGGCCGGACGGCATCTCGCGCGAGATGATCGCGGAACTCCTGGTCCGCACACAGAAAGACATCCGCGACCTGCGCCCGGAAAACATCGTTTCCACCGACCGCTTGCGGCACACGCGGCGCGCCCTGGTCGGGTCGCTGGCAGTCCTGCTGGTGGCCGCGCTCACTTTGCCGGACTTCTGGACGCGCGGCTACGAACACTGGGTGGCCCCGCCGCCGGAGGCCAATCCCATAAAACAAGTCAGCGGAACGCCGGACAACCCCGGCGCGGGCAAACCGGAATTCGAATACACCATCGAGTCGATGACTCTGGAATTCAATTATCCCGCCTACACCCAGTTGAAACGGATCACGTTGAACAACGCCGACGGCAAGATCAAGGTCCTGCCGGGCACGGAGGTGAAGGTCACCGCCCGCACCAACCATCCGGTCACCGGCGCCTCGCTGGTGCTGAACAGCCGCGACAACCTGTCGATGGATGCGCTCGGTGAACACCGCATCCAGGGGCGTTTCATCGTCAAGGAAGCCGGCTTCTACCAGTTCCGCGTCAAGTCCCCGGACGGACACAAGGTGCTCCTGCCGACGAAGTATCCGATTGAGTTGGGGCAGGACCGCGCGCCACGCATCATCATGTTTCTCAGCAATCCCAAGCCGGTGTACATGGTCACCGACAAGATCCAGTTTTATTACGAGGCGGTCGACGACTTCGGCCTGAGCCGGGTCAATCTAATCATGGATGTGGACGGACAGGTGACGCGCCGTACCATCAAGCGGTTCAAGAGCAACGAGAAGGACAGCAAGGACGGTTATACGTGGGAGTTGGCCACCATGACGCTGGAGCCGGGCAACCGCGTCCAGTATTACCTGGAAGTCGAGGACAACGACAACGTCTATGGACCCAACACCGGGCAGTCGGAGGTGTATTCGTTCGAAGTCTTCGACGAGCGGCAGAAACGCTGGGACCTGCTCGCCCTGCAGGATGAACTGGTGGACAAGATGGTCACCCTACTCGCCAAAACGCTGGTGTCGAACACCGAACCGCTGGCCGAAAAGCCGGAAGATCTGACTCGTTACAAAAAAACCCTGGCGTGGACCACCGATCGCCTGATCGAGATCATCAACCTGGCGCAAACCATCCAGACCCAGGCGCAGGAGGTGCAATCGTTCCCGAAACCGTACCTCACGCTGATGAGCAACATCATCGGCGGGTTGAATGAAATCCGCGAAGACCAGATTCAGGCGATGAACCAGATCAACAACGCTCTGTTCAAAACCACGCCCATCGCCTACAACGCGCCGCCCGGCGGCCCGGTGATGGAACGCCTCATCACGCATCTGGAGCGGGATATCCTGTTCCTCGTCAAACTGCTCAACCGCGAGCGCATGAACCAGGTGATGGACCTCGACCGCGAACTCGGCAACCTGGCGGAAAACCTGCGCGATGAATTTGAAAAACTGAAAGACAAGGACTCGCCGCAGAACACCGCCGAGTTCAAAAAGGCGATGGACAAGATCCGCGAGACGCTCCACAAGATCATGGAACAGTTGTCGCGGCAGATGCAGGGCCTCCCCGACGAGTTCCTCAACAAACAGGCGTTCGAGAACATGAACCTCGAAAACATGGACGCCTCGATGGAAAAGATCAAGGACCTCGTCGAGCAGGGAAAGATTGAAGAAGCCATGCAGGAGATGGAAAAGTTCATGGACGACCTGCGCGCGTTCTCCGAAAACCTGGACAACATGAACCAGAACCAGGAAAACCTGGTTGATCTGGAACTCATGAAACAGATCGATGAGTCTCTCCAGAAAATCGACGAGCTGGCCGAACAGCAGAAAGGCCTGCTCGACGAAACCATGAATATCAACAAAAACCTGCGTTCCCAGCAGTTGAAGATGTTCGAACAGCAGTTAAAGGATTTCTTCGAAAGCCTGAAGAAAGACGTCAACACCATCCAGGGCATCCTGCGCGAGGACGAACGCGTATTGGAAACGCACCCGGACATGCAGAAGCTGGTCGAGCTGATGGACAAGGAGGATGCCATCAGCCGCGACATCCGCGACCTCAACGAAAAAACACTGGGCTCGCTGGGCCGGGAAGAAGAGCACCGCGAAAACTTCGCCAAGCTCAAGGACAAGCGCGCAGAACTGGCGGACATCATGGACCGCATCCACTCCCTGCACATGAAGATGTTCCACGGTTTCAAGAACTACCTGCCGGAGTTGAACTCCAAGTACGACAAGCTGGAGGAGTTCACGGAGCTTCAGGACCTGTTCGAGTTCAATTCCATGTTCAAGCAGACGTACCCGGATGTGCTCCGCTGGCAGAACCATTTCCGCACCTCGCGCGACCTGAGTCCGCAACTGCTCGACCGCATGAACGACGACCTGTATGAAGTCGCGCAACTCAACAGCGAAATCTCCAAAAAACTCGGCACCATGATGCGGTCCCTGCAACAGAACTACCAGAGCCTGCTGAGCGACGAGGAAAAACAGCAACTGCAACGCATGGCCGAACAGCAGGAAGGCCTGTCGAAAGAAACGGAAGGGCTGTCCGAGCTGTTCAACCAGATGAACCGCAAGAACCCGATGATCAGCCCCGGCCTGTCCAACCGCATGACCGGCACCGGCCGCTACATGAAGCAGTCGCAAAGCCGCCTCCAGGACCAGCGCGTGCAGGACAGCATCGAGTCGGAGAACAACGCCCTGCAGGGGCTCAACGAGGTGCGCGACATGCTGGAGCAGTTGAAGAACTCCGGCCAGGGTCAGGGCAAACCGAAGTCCTCCCTGCAAATGGGACAGGGCCGCCAGCGCGATCCCCGCCAGGGCGGCGGCGCGCGCCGCCTGCGGGAGGAAAAAATCACCCTGCCGTCGGAAGACCAGTACCGCGTGCCGGGGCAGTTCCGCGAAGACATCATCGAGGCCATGAAGAACAAGTACCCGGAAAAATACGAACGCCTCATCGGCCAGTACTACAAGGAGCTGGTGAAATGA
- a CDS encoding slipin family protein, with the protein MNGFIVGLIILLVILFSAFKVLREYERGVIFLLGKFYKVKGPGLILVIPVLQQMVKISLRTVVMDVPPQDIITRDNVTVRVNAVVYFRVIDPQRAVIDVEDYLYATQQLSQTTLRSVLGKSQLDDLLAHREKINDHLQQVIDQQTEPWGVKVANVELKNVDLPTEMQRALAKQAEAERERRAKVIHAEGEYEASKRISDAADIIHAHPPALQLRFLQTMLDLSVDKTSTVFFPFPLEMLKSLAGAPKSDDNNPGTA; encoded by the coding sequence ATGAATGGATTCATCGTCGGTCTTATCATCTTACTGGTCATCCTGTTCAGCGCCTTCAAGGTACTTCGGGAATACGAACGGGGCGTCATCTTTCTGCTCGGCAAATTTTACAAGGTCAAAGGGCCGGGGCTCATCCTCGTCATCCCGGTCCTGCAACAAATGGTCAAGATCAGCCTCCGCACTGTGGTCATGGACGTGCCGCCGCAGGACATCATCACCCGCGACAACGTGACCGTGCGCGTCAACGCCGTCGTCTATTTCCGGGTGATCGATCCGCAACGCGCGGTCATCGACGTCGAAGACTACCTCTATGCCACCCAGCAGTTGTCGCAGACCACGCTCCGCAGTGTGCTGGGCAAAAGCCAGCTGGACGACCTTTTGGCACACCGCGAGAAAATCAACGACCACCTGCAACAGGTGATCGACCAGCAAACCGAACCCTGGGGTGTGAAAGTCGCCAACGTGGAGCTCAAAAACGTGGATCTGCCCACCGAAATGCAAAGAGCCCTGGCCAAGCAGGCCGAGGCGGAGCGCGAACGGCGCGCCAAGGTGATCCACGCCGAGGGCGAATATGAAGCCAGCAAACGCATCAGCGACGCGGCGGACATCATCCACGCCCACCCTCCGGCCCTGCAATTGCGGTTTCTGCAGACCATGCTCGACCTCTCCGTGGACAAAACCAGCACCGTGTTCTTCCCGTTCCCGCTGGAGATGCTGAAATCACTGGCCGGGGCTCCCAAATCCGACGACAACAATCCGGGAACGGCTTGA
- a CDS encoding S1C family serine protease, producing the protein MMKLNWKTITLAAFLFVGVPMLSIVGSDRGLQPGDAYALSTGDSPVGTNRITEVVKTQDKAVVGVHSSVKMEKMRGMDPQNPFGGSPFGRGTPMPNPIPRGSGSGFIIDNEGHVLTNNHVVDGADQVKIQLHDGKEYEAEVIGKDPATDIALLKIVRKEGDTTPLPHMKLGDSEKLEVGEWVIAIGNPFGLNHTVTTGIVSAKGRNLGSGPYDAFIQTDASINPGNSGGPLLNMSGDVVGINTMILSGNGGNVGIGFAIPINMAKSIVADLKKDGKVTRGWLGVTIQKMTEELASSFGLSEPKGVLVNGVLPKGPAERGGLKRGDVIVKYDGQDLVDFSALPRMVGSTEPGKTVTLDVLRDGKPVAVKITIEKMQESQA; encoded by the coding sequence ATGATGAAACTGAATTGGAAAACCATCACCCTCGCGGCGTTCTTGTTTGTCGGCGTCCCGATGCTTTCCATCGTGGGGAGCGATCGCGGCCTGCAACCGGGCGACGCTTATGCACTCAGCACCGGAGACAGTCCGGTGGGCACCAACCGCATCACCGAAGTGGTGAAAACGCAGGACAAGGCGGTGGTCGGCGTACACTCGTCCGTCAAAATGGAAAAGATGCGCGGCATGGACCCGCAGAATCCGTTTGGCGGCAGTCCATTTGGCCGCGGAACGCCCATGCCCAATCCGATTCCGCGTGGCTCCGGCTCCGGCTTTATCATCGATAACGAAGGTCACGTCCTCACCAACAACCATGTGGTGGATGGTGCGGACCAGGTGAAAATCCAACTGCACGATGGCAAGGAGTATGAAGCCGAGGTGATCGGCAAGGACCCGGCGACCGATATCGCCCTGCTGAAGATCGTGCGCAAGGAAGGCGACACCACGCCCCTGCCGCACATGAAGCTGGGTGACTCCGAAAAACTGGAAGTCGGTGAGTGGGTCATCGCCATCGGCAACCCGTTCGGCCTGAACCACACCGTCACCACGGGCATCGTCAGTGCGAAAGGACGCAACCTCGGTTCCGGTCCTTATGACGCGTTCATCCAGACCGACGCTTCCATCAACCCCGGCAACAGCGGCGGTCCGTTGCTCAACATGAGCGGCGACGTGGTCGGCATCAACACGATGATCCTGTCCGGCAACGGCGGTAACGTGGGCATCGGCTTTGCCATTCCCATCAACATGGCAAAATCGATCGTCGCCGACCTGAAGAAGGACGGCAAGGTCACCCGCGGCTGGCTGGGCGTCACCATCCAGAAGATGACCGAAGAGCTGGCGTCTTCCTTTGGACTGAGCGAGCCGAAAGGCGTGCTGGTCAACGGCGTCCTGCCGAAAGGCCCGGCGGAACGCGGCGGCCTGAAACGCGGTGACGTTATCGTCAAGTACGACGGGCAGGATCTGGTGGACTTCTCCGCCCTGCCGAGGATGGTCGGGAGCACCGAACCCGGTAAGACGGTGACGCTCGATGTCCTGCGCGATGGCAAACCGGTGGCGGTGAAGATCACCATCGAGAAAATGCAGGAAAGCCAAGCCTGA